A window of Betaproteobacteria bacterium genomic DNA:
GGTTTGAAGTGGATCTCGGTTCCGCGCCGCTCCGTCGTACCGATCTCTGCCAATGGCGCGACCGGCTCTCCATGGCGAAACTCCATCGAGTGGACCTTGCCGTCGCGCCGGATCGTGAGCTTCAAGCTTTCCGATGGCGCATTGACTACGGACACGCCCACTCCGTGAAGACCGCCGGAGATCTTGTAGGAGTTTCCATCGAACTTCCCGCCGGCGTGCAGAACCGTCATCACGATTTCAGCCGTGGAACGATGCTCTTCGTCGTCAGGATGGATGTCGGTCGGGATTCCGCGACCGTTGTCCATTACGCTGATGGAGTTGTCACCGTGGATGACGACCTTTATATCGTCACAGTGGCCCGCAAGTGCTTCGTCGATGGAATTGTCGACGACTTCGAACACCATGTGGTGGAGACCTGTGCCATCGCTCGTGTCACCGATGTACATGCCTGGCCGTTTGCGGACAGCTTCCAGTCCTTTGAGAACCTTGATGCTGTCGGCGTTGTAGGCTTTGTTTTCTTCCATTGCATTCCTGAGAGAGCCGCAGCTCCGGGATGGGCTGAGGGCGCTTCGACCGGACCGTCCGGTCAGATGCGCATGGGCATCACGACGTACTTGAAGTCGTCCCGTCCGGGAAGCGTCATCAGCATGCTGGTGTTCGCATCGCCGAACGAACACTGCATCGACTGTCCGTCGACGCTGCTGAGCACCTCGAGCAGGTAGGTGATGTTGAATCCGATGTCTATGGCATCGGCTCCGTACGAGACCTCGATCTCCTCCTCAGCTTCTTCCTGCTCGGTGTTCGTGCAAAGGATTCGGAGACTGTTGGGTGTCACGATCCAGCGCACGCCGCGGAACTTCTCGTTCGACAGAATGGCCGCTCGCTGCAGCGAGTCCTGAAGGATCGACCGTTCGACCTCAAGCATCTTCGAATAGTTGGAGGGAACGACCCTGCCATAGTCGGGAAACTTGCCGTCGATCACTTTGGTGACCAGAGTGATTCCTTCGAGGTCGAAGCGGACCTGGTTGGGCATCAAGGTGATGAGCACCTGGTCATCGTTGTCGGCGAGAGTCCTGGACAGTTCCAGAACGGCCTTTCTGGGAAGAATGATCTCGTTCCGGATATAGCTTTCCAGGAGTTCCCTGGATGCAAGTGCCAGCCGATGGCCATCGGTGGCGACGAGCGTCAGGGATTTCTCGTTGACGACGAACAGCATACCGTTGAGGTAGTAGCGAATGTCCTGCTGCGCCATCGCGTACTGAGTGAGCGAGAGCAGTTTCTTGAGCGCGCTCTGGGGAAGCCGGATCTCTGCGGTCCCGGGCTGTCCTTCGGGCAAGCGAGGGAAATCGGCCGCGGGTAGCGTCTGGAGACTGAATCGACTCTTGCCAGCTCTCACGAGAAGCTTCGAGTCTTTCTGCTCGAGGGCAAGCTGAGTCTGCTCCGGCAGTGCGCGGAGGATGTCGAGGAGCTTCTTTGCCGACACCGTGATGGCAAACTCCGTATCCGCCGAGATCCCCGCCTGCGTGGCGGTCACCTGGATCTCGAGATCGGTCGCAGTCAGGGAGAGAACGCCACCTTTGCCTTCGATGAGCACGTTGGAAAGGATGGGCAGCGTCTGCCTGCGTTCCACAATGCCAGTCACTGACTGCAGCGGCTTGAGCAGGATATCGCGATCGATCTGCAGACTGTTCATGATTAATTCAATTGAGAAGATTGATGAAGGGCCGGCATTTCTGTGGATAACTGAACGAAGCCTCGCCATTGTTGGACAAACGAGAAATGCAGGGCTGCATACAACTTGGGGATAGTCCGGGTGCCAACTGTGGACAGTTTTTCACTTGGAGCGATATTGCGTCTTATGGACAATGTGTTCACAGGTTATCCCCGCAGAACCTGAACAAGGGCATCGAAGTCCCGACCGATGTCGGCATGGGTGGTGCGAAGCTCCGCAACCTTCCGACATGCGTGCAGTACGGTCGTATGGTCGCGGCCACCGAATGCATCGCCGATGTCCGGAAGACTCAGTGTCGTGAGTTCCTTGGCGAGGGCCATGGCAATCTGCCGCGGACGAGCGATGACACGGGAACGCTTCTTGGAAAACATCTCCGAGACCCGGACCTTGTAGTAGTCCGCAACCGTTTTCTGAATGTTCTCCACGGAGATCTGGCGAGTCTGGACGGCAAGAAGGTCCTTCAGCGCCTCGCGGGCAGAGTCGATGTCGACCGGGACGTTGGCGAACCGCGTGAAGGCGAGGACTCGTTTCAGTGCTCCTTCCAGTTCGCGCACGTTCGATTGAATATGGGTAGCGAGGAAGAACGCCACGTCTTCAGGAAGAGCCGCTCGCTCCGCCTCTGCTTTCTTCAACAGAATGGCGACGCGCATTTCCAGTTCCGGGGGTTCGATCGCCACCGTGAGGCCCCACCCGAAGCGAGAAATCAGTCTGTCCTCGATGCCTTCCAATTCCTTGGGGTAGGTGTCGCAAGTGATGATGACCTGCCTCCGGGCATCGATGAGCGCATTGAAGGCGTAAAAGAACTCTTCCTGAGTACGGTTCTTGCCGCTGAAGAACTGGATGTCGTCGATAAGAAGCAGGTCCAGGGAATGGTAGAACTTCTTGAACGAGTCGAATGACTTGTGCTGATAAGCGCGTATCACATCCGATACGTATTGCTCCGCATGGGTATAGCGAATGTTCGCGGTTGTGTTTGTTCTCAGTACGTGATTTCCAATGGCGTGAATCAGATGTGTCTTGCCGAGACCGACGCCGCCGTACACGAACAAGGGGTTGTAGGCTGTTCCGGGGTGTTCGGCGATCTGGAGAGCCGCTGCCCTCGCAAGCTGATTTGCCTTTCCGGTGACGAAGTTCTCGAAAGTGAACGACGGATTCAGTCGGCCACGTTCCGGCGGGGCAGGATTGGCGGAAGCTTGGGGAGCACCTGCACAGGACCGGACGTATCGGCCGGAACGGGCAAAGAAGGCTTGCGGTCGGACAGTTCAAGCACGACGGACATGTTTTCCTGACCCGATCGGCGAACGGTGTCTTCGATGCTTTTCAGGAACTTGTCCCGCACCCATTCCAACACGAAACGATTGGGTGCCGCCAGTCGCAGGAAATCGGAGTGTTGTTCAGCCAGGAGGGGCCGGATCCACGTCTGGAACTGTTGTTCGCTGATGGTCCGGCGCAGTTCCGCCTGACACATCTCCCACAGTTCGGGCATGGTTACGGTCTCTCTCGCTCGAGGAATCGGCAGGCGGGAGACGTCGCGATCAACGTCTCGGAAGACCGCGAAGTGTACCAAAGAGGAGGGTCACTTATCCACAGGCTATGCGCCAAGGTGTCTGCCCGTTGACATAGCTTCCCAAAGAACGGTTTAATCGAAGACTTTTTCGGGGAAAGTCATGAAGCGTACTTATCAGCCTTCTGTGACGCGTCGCAAGCGTACGCATGGTTTTCGTGTCCGCATGAAAACTCGCACTGGCAGAGCGGTGATCAACGCTCGGCGTGCCAAAGGCCGGGCTCGCCTGGCTGTCTGAGCCAATAAGACTTCCGGCGATTCGATCCGCACGTTTCGCGAAGCACCAGCGGTTGTGTGGTGCTTCAGCATTTGATCGTGCGTTCAAGATCGGCCGCCGAAAGACCGGGCGGCATTTTGCGGTGCATTGGATTGCGTCCAATGACTTGCAGGGTCGACTGGGTCTGGTAGTACCGAAGCGTTTGACAAGGACGGGTGTAGCCCGGAACTTCGTCAAACGCATGGTGCGAGAGGTGTACAGGCAGTCGGATGCCATCAAATCACCACTCAACGTGGTGGTCAGGCTGAAAACGATGTTTGCGCCGGGAGACAGGCAAGTAGTTCGTCAAGAACTCGAGCGTCTGCTCGCCAACCTGGAATGATTCGAATCCTTCTCCAGCGTTCGATCCGGCTGTATCAGGTGTCCCTGAGTCCGTATTTTGGCCAGGGGTGCCGATTCCATCCGACTTGCTCGTGCTATGCCATCGAAGCCCTCGAACGGCACGGAGTGTTCCAAGGTGGCTGGCTTGCCTTGAAGCGGCTCCTGCGTTGTCATCCTTTCCATGCCGGTGGCCATGATCCTGTCCCCTGAATCCGAATGAACTCGCCCCTGGAATCGATACGCCTTGTTTCCTTGGTGATTTTTTGTGTCACCTTGTTCATCTTGGGCGAGCGGTGGGTAGACCAGTATGGGAAGAAGGATGTCCCGCCCGCGTCTTCCAGGATCGAGTCGACCGTCAGTGACGTGCCGACCTCCACCTCCATCGTTGCTGGCAAGGAGACGCCCCGGGCCGCCACACCCGTGGCGACGGCTCCGCAGCAGATCGTGCCCGTCAGCGCGGGAGGCGAGGTTGTTGTTCTTCAAACGGATGTTATGAAGGTCCATGTCTCCACGGTGGGTGGAGATATCCAGCGAGTGGAACTGTTGGATCAAAAGGACACCTTGGATCCAACCAAGAACTTCGTACTGTTGGAGACTGGCGGAAAGCGCACGTATCTGGCGCAAAGCGGTCTGTTGGGTGAAGGACTTCCGACACACAAGTCCGTCTTTGCAGCAATGACCGGCGAGCGGACGTTGCAGGAAGGCAAAGACGAACTGATCCTGGAACTCTCCCAAGGTACAGCGGGATCCGGCCCCTCCGTCCTCAAGACCTTCAGATTACGTCGCGGCTCCCACGTGATCGATGTTGGTTTTCGCGTGGAAGGTGCGCCTTCGTCGTTGAAGCCGGCAGCGTACTTCCAGCTTGTGCGCGACGACACGGCGCCTGAGGGAGATTCCCGGTGGGTGCCGACGTACAACGGCGTGGCCGTCTACACCGAAAAGGAGAAATACCAGAAGGTCACGTTCTCCGACATCGCGAAAGGAAAGGCGAGCCACGTCAAGACGGCGAACGACGGCTGGATTGCCATGGTTCAGCACTATTTCGTGTCCGCTTGGCTACCCAAGGCCTCCGAAGGCCGCGAGTTCTTCACGCGGTCTCTGGAGAACGGGCTATACGCAGCCGGAGTCATTGTTCCCACGACGTCGTCCGCGCAAGGCGAGTGGTCGGTGGACGTCCCGCTTTACGTGGGCCCGCAGGAGCAGAAGAAGCTGGAACAGTTGGCGCCCGGCCTTCAATACACGGTCGACTACGGCTGGCTCACGGTGATCGCGACCCCGCTGTTCTGGGCACTTTCGTCGATCTACAAACTTTTCGTCCAGAACTGGGGCGTGGCGATCATCGTTCTGACGGTCATTATCAAAGCCCTGTTCTTCCCCCTGTCCGCAGCCTCGTACAAATCGATGGCCAAGATGCGTGTCCTCGCGCCGAAGCTACAGAAGCTCAAAGAGCAGTTCGGGGATGATCGGCAGAAACTCCATCAGGCGATGATGGAGATGTACAAGACCGAAAAGATCAATCCACTCGGCGGATGCCTGCCGATTGTCGTACAAATACCTGTATTTATTGCGCTTTATTGGGTGCTGCTTGGCAGCGTGGAAATGCGTCACGCACCCTTTGCTCTTTGGATCAAGGATCTTTCAAGTCCGGATCCCTTTTATATCTTGCCCATCATCATGGGTATCAGCATGATCGTGCAGACGCGTCTCAACCCAGAGCCGCCGGATCCCATTCAGGCGAAGGTGATGAAGATCATGCCCGTCGCCTTCAGCATCTTCTTTTTCTTCTTCCCGGCCGGTCTTGTCTTGTACTGGGTAGTCAACAACGTCCTTTCGATCGCGCAGCAGTGGTATATCACCCGAAAGCTGGAGAAGGCGGGGATTGCTGCACGCAAGCGTTGACACAATCGTCGCGGTTTCCACTGCGCCAGGACGGGGGGCGATCGGAATTGTGCGGATCTCCGGCCCTCTCGTTCCTCATATCGCAGCTCGTATTTGCGGAAGTGTCCCGGCACCCCGCCGGGCCTTCCAGTGTCGGTTTGCTTTCGACGAGACCATCGATTCCGGCTTGGCGCTGTACTTTCCAGGGCCCGCTTCCTTTACCGGGGAAGACGTTCTAGAACTTCAGGCGCACGGAAATCCCGTCGTCCTTGCCGATCTGGTTGCGGCCTGCGTCAGACTTGGCGCGCGACCGGCACGGCCCGGCGAATTCACGGAACGGTCTTTCCTCAATGGGAAGTTGGATCTTGCCCAAGCCGAAGCGGTCGCGGATCTCATCGACGCAGGTTCAAGTGTGGCGGCCCGGGCGGCTGTTCGATCCCTCTCGGGGGCATTCTCCAAGAGGGTGGAAGAATTCTGCTCTCGCCTGCGGGACCTTCGCACCTTGGTCGAAGCGAGTCTGGATTTCCCGGAAGAAGGTTTGGATGTACTGGGCCAGTATGACATTCCCGGCCGGCTAGGCCATGCACTGAGGGCACTTGAGGACATTCGCAACGTGGCGCGACAGGGCGTTTTGCTGAAGGAGGGTGCGCGCATCGTCATCGTTGGCGAGCCCAACGTGGGAAAGTCGAGTCTGCTGAACGCCCTGGCAGATGAAGATCTCGCCATCGTGACGGATATTCCCGGGACGACCAGGGACACGATTCGGGCGGAAACGTCGATCGAAGGCGTCCCTATTCACGTCATCGATACCGCAGGCCTTCGCCTGACCGATGACCTCGTGGAACAGGCAGGTATCGAACGCGGACGAGCTGCGTCCTTGGGCGCCGACCTTGCACTTGTCGTCGTGGATGCGCGCACCCCGTG
This region includes:
- the yidD gene encoding membrane protein insertion efficiency factor YidD, giving the protein MIRILLQRSIRLYQVSLSPYFGQGCRFHPTCSCYAIEALERHGVFQGGWLALKRLLRCHPFHAGGHDPVP
- the rpmH gene encoding 50S ribosomal protein L34, encoding MKRTYQPSVTRRKRTHGFRVRMKTRTGRAVINARRAKGRARLAV
- the rnpA gene encoding ribonuclease P protein component: MPKAGLAWLSEPIRLPAIRSARFAKHQRLCGASAFDRAFKIGRRKTGRHFAVHWIASNDLQGRLGLVVPKRLTRTGVARNFVKRMVREVYRQSDAIKSPLNVVVRLKTMFAPGDRQVVRQELERLLANLE
- the yidC gene encoding membrane protein insertase YidC — encoded protein: MNSPLESIRLVSLVIFCVTLFILGERWVDQYGKKDVPPASSRIESTVSDVPTSTSIVAGKETPRAATPVATAPQQIVPVSAGGEVVVLQTDVMKVHVSTVGGDIQRVELLDQKDTLDPTKNFVLLETGGKRTYLAQSGLLGEGLPTHKSVFAAMTGERTLQEGKDELILELSQGTAGSGPSVLKTFRLRRGSHVIDVGFRVEGAPSSLKPAAYFQLVRDDTAPEGDSRWVPTYNGVAVYTEKEKYQKVTFSDIAKGKASHVKTANDGWIAMVQHYFVSAWLPKASEGREFFTRSLENGLYAAGVIVPTTSSAQGEWSVDVPLYVGPQEQKKLEQLAPGLQYTVDYGWLTVIATPLFWALSSIYKLFVQNWGVAIIVLTVIIKALFFPLSAASYKSMAKMRVLAPKLQKLKEQFGDDRQKLHQAMMEMYKTEKINPLGGCLPIVVQIPVFIALYWVLLGSVEMRHAPFALWIKDLSSPDPFYILPIIMGISMIVQTRLNPEPPDPIQAKVMKIMPVAFSIFFFFFPAGLVLYWVVNNVLSIAQQWYITRKLEKAGIAARKR
- a CDS encoding DNA polymerase III subunit beta, with translation MNSLQIDRDILLKPLQSVTGIVERRQTLPILSNVLIEGKGGVLSLTATDLEIQVTATQAGISADTEFAITVSAKKLLDILRALPEQTQLALEQKDSKLLVRAGKSRFSLQTLPAADFPRLPEGQPGTAEIRLPQSALKKLLSLTQYAMAQQDIRYYLNGMLFVVNEKSLTLVATDGHRLALASRELLESYIRNEIILPRKAVLELSRTLADNDDQVLITLMPNQVRFDLEGITLVTKVIDGKFPDYGRVVPSNYSKMLEVERSILQDSLQRAAILSNEKFRGVRWIVTPNSLRILCTNTEQEEAEEEIEVSYGADAIDIGFNITYLLEVLSSVDGQSMQCSFGDANTSMLMTLPGRDDFKYVVMPMRI